A DNA window from Drosophila pseudoobscura strain MV-25-SWS-2005 chromosome 2, UCI_Dpse_MV25, whole genome shotgun sequence contains the following coding sequences:
- the LOC4802227 gene encoding lipase 3 codes for MSGLHIGVHFALVWICLGTIVGGAPVVPDADPAEVTDFYQLFNNPDAHLSLATAPTTLDFITEHGYPAERHYVTTEDGYIISLFRIPYSHNLQNEDQQRPIAFIQHGLFGSSDGWPCLGPDDGLPFLLSDAGYDVWMGNARGNRYSRNHTSLSTKHPKFWRFSWHEIGYFDIAASIDYTLSTENGKGQTGIHYVGHSQGTTVLFALLSSRPEYNAKIKTAHMLAPVAFMDHMDDFLVNTLSPYLGLNNAYSRLFCSQEFLPHNDFVLALLYNICRTGSVVSDFCSSSNDNTTQEGRTNKTASYMIVGAMPAGVSTDQILHYMQEHQSGHFREFDYGTKRNLKYYGTETPADYPTEKITCEMHMWYSDNDEMAAVEDVIRLSVTIPNAIMHHMEDPLWDHGDFAMNWEVRYYINDPIIAIMNKHEAENPQ; via the exons ATGTCCGGATTACACATCGGTGTCCACTTCGCTTTGGTATGGATTTGCCTAGGCACAATCGTAGGAGGTGCTCCTGTGGTCCCGGATGCGGATCCTGCGGAGGTTACCGACTTCTATCAGCTGTTCAACAATCCCGATGCGCATCTATCTTTGGCCACTGCTCCAACCACG CTTGATTTCATCACGGAACACGGCTATCCAGCGGAGCGGCATTATGTGACCACCGAAGATGGTTATATCATCAGCCTCTTCCGCATTCCCTACTCGCACAATCTGCAGAATGAGGACCAGCAGCGTCCCATCGCCTTCATCCAGCACGGACTCTTCGGCAGTTCCGATGGCTGGCCCTGCCTGGGCCCAGACGACGGCCTTCCCTTCCTGCTCTCGGATGCCGGCTACGATGTCTGGATGGGAAATGCTCGAGGTAACCGCTACTCCAGGAACCATACATCCCTCTCCACGAAGCATCCCAAGTTCTGGCGGTTCAGCTGGCACGAGATCGGGTACTTCGACATCGCCGCTTCCATCGACTACACGCTCTCCACGGAGAACGGCAAGGGACAGACGGGTATCCACTATGTGGGCCACTCACAAGGCACCACTGTTCTGTTCGCTTTGCTTTCCTCGCGTCCGGAGTACAATGCAAAGATCAAGACTGCTCACATGCTGGCCCCGGTGGCCTTTATGGACCACATGGATGATTTCCTGGTGAACACCCTGTCACCCTATTTGGGACTCAACAATGCCTACTCGCGGCTCTTCTGCTCCCAGGAGTTCCTGCCCCACAATGACTTTGTCCTTGCTCTGCTGTACAACATTTGCCGAACCGGATCCGTGGTCTCTGatttctgcagcagcagcaatgatAACACAACCCAAGAAGGTCGAACCAATAAG ACCGCCTCATATATGATTGTTGGGGCTATGCCCGCTGGCGTCTCAACCGACCAAATCCTGCACTACATGCAGGAACATCAGTCAGGACACTTCCGTGAGTTCGACTATGGCACAAAGAGGAATCTGAAATATTACGGCACGGAAACACCAGCCGATTATCCCACCGAGAAGATTACTTGTGAAATGCATATGTGGTACTCGGACAACGATGAAATGGCCGCAGTGGAGGATGTTATTCGCCTGAGCGTGACAATTCCCAACGCCATAATGCACCATATGGAGGATCCTCTATGGGATCATGGAGACTTTGCCATGAACTGGGAAGTGCGCTATTACATCAATGATCCAATTATCGCCATCATGAATAAACACGAGGCAGAAAACCCCCAGTGA
- the LOC4802228 gene encoding lipase 3-like, with product MKSPIFRQLLILIGLAVATYSAAIDGPVGAIDFYQLYDNPEAHIGLKDRLTTADRIAAHGYPSEHHHVLTEDGYIVGIFRIPYSHKLQNQNEKRPIVLIQHGLTSCSDAWILCGPNDGLPYLLADAGYDVWMGNGRGNTYSRNHTTLSTKHPLFWQFSWHEIGLYDIAAMIDYALSTDNGKGQDAIHYVGHSQGTTVFFALMSSRPEYNKKIKTAHMFAPVAIMKNMANKLVRALGPYLGHQTMYAKLFGSQEFLPHNDFLMALLFNLCEPDFMLRPVCENTVQSLYTGGRVNMTAMPDGLATHPSGCSTDQMLHYIQEQQSGYFRQFDYGPKKNLQVYGSEEPPEYPVELITSDVHLWYSDNDAMAAVEDVEALGERLPKKSMHRMADKEWDHGDFALNHEVRVYLNEPVIAIMEEYEKANSAV from the exons ATGAAGAGCCCGATCTTTAGGCAGTTACTGATCCTCATTGGCTTGGCCGTGGCTACCTATTCCGCAGCAATAGATGGGCCGGTTGGGGCAATTGATTTCTACCAGCTATACGATAACCCAGAGGCCCACATCGGCCTCAAGGATCGATTGACGACG GCTGATCGTATTGCCGCTCACGGATATCCATCAGAGCATCATCACGTTCTTACCGAAGATGGCTACATCGTGGGAATCTTTCGCATACCCTATTCCCACAAGCTCCAGAACCAGAACGAGAAGCGTCCTATTGTCTTGATACAGCATGGCCTGACTAGCTGCTCGGATGCCTGGATCCTGTGCGGACCTAATGATGGACTACCATATCTGCTGGCCGATGCTGGCTACGACGTTTGGATGGGCAATGGTCGCGGCAACACCTACTCTAGGAACCACACGACGCTCTCCACAAAGCATCCCCTCTTCTGGCAGTTCTCTTGGCACGAGATTGGGCTCTACGATATTGCGGCCATGATCGATTATGCCCTGTCCACCGATAATGGCAAGGGACAGGACGCCATCCACTATGTGGGTCACTCGCAAGGAACGACGGTGTTCTTTGCTCTGATGTCCTCACGCCCGGAGTACAATAAGAAAATCAAGACAGCTCACATGTTTGCCCCAGTGGCGATCATGAAAAACATGGCAAACAAATTGGTCCGGGCTCTGGGTCCCTATTTGGGTCATCAGACTATGTATGCAAAGCTGTTTGGTTCCCAAGAGTTTCTGCCCCACAACGACTTCCTTATGGCCCTTCTTTTCAACCTGTGTGAACCGGATTTCATGCTGCGTCCGGTATGCGAAAATACTGTACAGTCTCTATACACCGGTGGTCGCGTTAATATG ACCGCCATGCCAGATGGTCTGGCAACTCATCCGTCAGGGTGTTCGACCGATCAAATGCTTCACTATATCCAGGAGCAGCAATCCGGCTATTTCCGTCAATTCGACTACGGCCCGAAGAAGAATTTGCAGGTCTATGGCTCGGAGGAGCCACCAGAGTATCCCGTGGAGCTTATTACCTCAGATGTTCACTTGTGGTATTCCGACAACGACGCCATGGCCGCAGTGGAAGATGTCGAGGCGCTGGGCGAACGTCTGCCCAAGAAGTCTATGCACCGCATGGCGGATAAAGAGTGGGATCACGGGGATTTTGCCTTAAACCACGAGGTTCGTGTATATCTGAATGAGCCCGTGATTGCCATCATGGAGGAATACGAGAAGGCGAACAGTGCAGTTTGA
- the Mco3 gene encoding putative laccase-11, translating into MCVRESKSFPSLWIIFLVLGLAQGLTEIDSQDPEDPEDPFFNTDEARFDWPWSRNKTTKGTPAGLNLKNEYAQMEIASFSDFERHPCRRVCQQGQSQTCYYQLVVHNYQRLGPECQRCQYDERACAAEYCLYGDGVASPVMAVNRMIPGPPIELCENDTVVVDVLNYLGEATTMHWHGLNMRRSPEMDGAPFVTQNPVQPGEVYRYEFLADRSGSLWYHSHMGWQRGFGVAGHLIIRQTRQANQHAHLYDYDLVEHALMVQDIFYDHELTTVRNILINGKGRNHLNQLPDNDNRHRYERLRVTPGYRYRMRVLLNGIANCPVEFSIEQHKLLIISTDGNDIEPVLADGFFLTSAERFDFVLEASQVAKNYWIRVRGYEQCEDLKLYQGAVLSYRGATRSELPQGNIMVSRQSRALDSDNFLKPTNISGQSKALSAAPVLVNDYRIMSTIAAGPAAFLRLATAEKDNNVGTVALRSLQPVPWPRNTKFRTYYSSFSLRRAPNGEMLFQIDEISYIPPGISLLQGRHLFQDDGYFCNRSSLAAQGRNCQQNVCECLNVIRMPAYRPIEMVVANYMVNTHPFHIHGSSFHLVGQGVVGNMEDLRNIQQLDRQGLLPRLPDHYNAVRKDSVQIPGLGYIIVRFISNNPGFWLYHCHVEAHAVQGMMAVLKIGENHQIKRIPARVRC; encoded by the exons ATGTGCGTACGCGAAAGTAAAAGTTTTCCCAGCCTTTGGATAATTTTCTTGGTTCTGGGCTTGGCCCAAGGCCTGACAGAGATAGATTCGCAAGATCCCGAGGATCCCGAAGATCCCTTTTTCAACACAGATGAGGCCAGGTTCGATTGGCCTTGGTCCCGCAACAAGACCACCAAAGGCACACCTGCCGGTCTGAATTTGAAAAACGAATACGCCCAGATGGAAATTGCCAGCTTTAGCGACTTTGAACGGCATCCGTGCCGACGTGTCTGCCagcagggccagagccagacctgCTACTACCAACTGGTGGTGCACAACTACCAGAGACTGGGACCCGAGTGCCAGCGCTGCCAGTACGATGAGCGGGCCTGCGCCGCAGAGTACTGCCTCTATGGCGACGGTGTTGCCTCTCCCGTGATGGCCGTTAATCGAATGATACCGGGACCGCCCATCGAGCTGTGCGAGAACGATACTGTGGTGGTGGATGTACTCAACTATCTGGGCGAGGCCACCACCATGCATTGGCATGGTTTGAACATGCGGCGCTCGCCGGAGATGGACGGAGCGCCATTTGTCACCCAGAACCCGGTGCAGCCGGGCGAGGTCTATCGCTACGAGTTCCTGGCCGATCGCAGTGGATCGCTATGGTACCACAGCCACATGGGCTGGCAGCGGGGATTCGGGGTGGCAGGTCACCTGATCATACGACAGACGCGCCAGGCCAACCAGCACGCACATCTCTACGACTACGATCTGGTGGAGCATGCGTTGATGGTGCAGGACATCTTCTACGACCACGAGCTGACGACGGTGCGAAACATACTCATCAACGGGAAGGGAAGAAACCACCTCAACCAACTGCCGGATAACGACAACCGACATCGGTACGAGCGCCTCCGGGTCACTCCTGGCTATCGCTATCGCATGCGAGTCCTTCTCAATGGGATCGCCAACTGCCCCGTGGAGTTCTCCATTGAGCAACACAAGCTTCTGATCATCAGCACAGATGGCAACGACATTGAGCCCGTGCTGGCTGATGGGTTTTTCCTTACCTCTGCCGAGAGATTTGACTTTGTTCTGGAGGCCAGTCAGGTGGCCAAGAACTATTGGATCCGAGTCCGCGGCTACGAGCAGTGCGAGGATCTCAAACTGTACCAGGGCGCAGTGCTCAGCTATCGTGGCGCCACTCGCAGTGAGTTGCCACAGGGCAATATTATGGTTAGCCGACAGAGCAGGGCTCTTGATTCGGATAATTTCCTCAAGCCCACGAATATTTCCGGGCAGAGCAAAGCTCTGTCTGCGGCCCCCGTCCTGGTCAACGATTATCGCATTATGTCGACGATTGCCGCCGGCCCGGCTGCCTTCTTGCGCCTGGCAACGGCCGAAAAGGACAACAATGTGGGCACTGTGGCCCTCCGTTCGCTGCAACCTGTTCCTTGGCCCCGCAACACAAAGTTCCGCACCTACTACTCCAGTTTTAGTCTCCGCCGGGCCCCAAATGGGGAGATGCTCTTCCAGATCGATGAGATCTCGTACATACCTCCGGGTATATCCCTGTTGCAGGGTCGGCATCTCTTCCAGGACGATGGATACTTCTGCAACCGGAGTTCTCTCGCAGCTCAGGGTCGCAACTGCCAGCAGAATGTCTGCGAATGCCTGAACGTAATCCGGATGCCTGCCTACCGCCCCATCGAGATGGTGGTGGCCAACTACATGGTCAACACACATCCCTTCCATATCCATGGCAGCTCCTTCCACCTGGTTGGCCAGGGCGTGGTGGGCAATATGGAAGACCTTCGCAAT ATTCAGCAACTCGATCGCCAGGGACTTCTCCCTCGACTGCCTGACCACTACAATGCGGTACGCAAGGACTCGGTGCAGATACCGGGACTGGGCTACATCATTGTCCGCTTCATTTCAAATAATCCCGGCTTCTGGCTCTATCACTGCCATGTGGAAGCCCACGCAGTCCAGGGAATGATGGCCGTGCTCAAGATAGGCGAGAATCATCAGATAAAACGAATTCCGGCTCGAGTGCGCTGCTAG
- the Sodq gene encoding superoxide dismutase [Cu-Zn], chloroplastic, whose amino-acid sequence MLIKLLPLILIIGYSNIFVPGSAQNLLDRLRPVNVTRFDDGIKVVSGTKVKRYERLTVPLGGPVGIPGGAGLLGPLLPPQPAYLGYTYLVPQWQAGAKLVGDGEAAGVAGMITFQQLPYNSDIKVTINVTGLPPGKHALHIHTFGDVSDGCKSTGGQFPNNFLGNVDAKDDGSISAVFQSIYIQLFGFNGIVGRAIVIHSKAIDLNTALNAEVFSSSLQAMPNALAYQNEENSVGPPIACGVISLMSTAAAPASGSSAAAVEKREI is encoded by the exons ATGCTCATTAAACTTCTGCCTCTGATTCTGATAATTGGCTACAGCAACATTTTTGTGCCTGGCAGTGCACAAAATCTGTTGGACCGTCTCCGGCCAGTGAATGTGACTCGGTTCGATGATGGCATCAAAGTCGTGTCCGGCACCAAAGTGAAGCGATACGAACGTCTGACGGTGCCGCTGGGAGGTCCGGTTGGCATACCAGGAGGGGCTGGTCTTTTGGGACCTCTGTTACCCCCACAACCGGCCTATTTGGGATATACTTAT TTGGTTCCCCAATGGCAGGCGGGTGCAAAGCTAGTGGGCGATGGCGAGGCAGCGGGCGTGGCCGGGATGATCACCTTCCAGCAGCTGCCATACAACTCGGACATTAAGGTGACCATCAATGTGACTGGGCTTCCTCCGGGAAAGCATGCACTCCATATCCACACCTTTGGTGATGTCAGCGATGGCTGCAAGTCTACGGGCGGACAGTTTCCCAATAACTTT CTGGGCAATGTGGACGCCAAAGACGATGGCAGCATATCCGCAGTCTTCCAGAGCATCTACATACAGTTGTTTGGTTTCAATGGCATTGTAGGCAGGGCCATTGTGATTCACAGCAAAGCTATCGATCTGAATACGGCTCTCAATGCGGAGGTCTTCTCTTCGTCGCTTCAGGCCATGCCGAATGCCTTGGCCTATCAAAATGAGGAGAACTCTGTGGGTCCACCCATAGCTTGTGGCGTGATTAGCCTCATGAGCACTGCCGCAGCTCCAGCATCCGGTTCATCGGCTGCGGCAGTGGAGAAAAGGGAGATTTAA
- the LOC6897518 gene encoding protein FAM98B → MELELDVVDSLQALAYDGNCLEQEALSKALDNGIDDEDLRAVIFWLAHELHVLRKTDEHVTSSKKDHDEFAIELSLLLTELSCPYSQLVMGPISDRFDSRESLLQLLDYLTSELMFTKISLKTQPVGPPSKKSKTESNVEATVLELVRDLQLGELPKNISAKAMFDKITPRLEQRMGQTNRGVVSEPLLNLKKLLSDVQWRMLDALHIDLDSEYNLRRQMMLTRLEATIQSFKWSESMRNRENEIMELFQLKLKELEQFKLGGNETNIVALLAARADLAIIEKTSSANVRKNTASKIQKHMIGSVPDRGGRANEHAPPPPEMPSWQQQRASGPQGGGGGRGGGNFRGGGRGGGRGGGRGGGAASGGDNWQPQQPHNQPHQQQHQQQHQQPQQHRDRDNSRDRDRDQQWTSGSGRVQGSGWNPQGGRGGGGRGGGRGRGGGGGGYHQRGGYR, encoded by the coding sequence ATGGAGCTTGAACTGGATGTGGTGGACTCCCTTCAGGCTCTGGCCTACGATGGGAATTGCCTAGAGCAGGAGGCGCTGAGCAAAGCCCTGGACAACGGCATCGACGACGAGGACTTGCGTGCGGTGATTTTCTGGCTGGCCCACGAATTGCATGTGCTCCGCAAGACGGACGAGCATGTGACATCCAGCAAGAAGGACCACGACGAGTTCGCCATCGAGCTGTCCCTGCTGCTCACTGAACTGAGCTGTCCCTACAGCCAGCTGGTGATGGGGCCCATATCGGATCGCTTCGACAGCCGTGagtcgctgctgcagctgctggactACCTGACCTCGGAGCTGATGTTCACCAAGATTTCGCTGAAGACGCAGCCGGTGGGACCACCCAGCAAAAAGTCCAAGACTGAGTCCAATGTCGAGGCGACAGTATTGGAGCTGGTGAGGGACCTGCAGCTGGGCGAGCTGCCCAAGAACATCAGCGCCAAGGCCATGTTCGACAAGATTACTCCCCGACTGGAGCAGCGCATGGGCCAGACCAATCGCGGTGTTGTCAGCGAGCCCCTGCTTAACCTTAAGAAGCTCCTCAGCGATGTCCAGTGGCGCATGTTGGATGCTCTGCACATTGATCTGGATAGCGAGTACAATCTTCGTCGCCAAATGATGCTCACCCGCCTGGAGGCCACCATTCAGAGCTTCAAGTGGTCAGAGAGTATGAGGAATCGCGAAAACGAGATCATGGAACTCTTTCAGCTGAAGCTCAAGGAACTGGAGCAGTTCAAGCTCGGAGGAAACGAAACCAACATTGTGGCTCTCTTGGCCGCCCGCGCCGACCTTGCCATCATCGAAAAGACGAGTTCGGCAAATGTCCGCAAAAATACTGCCTCGAAGATCCAAAAGCATATGATTGGCAGTGTCCCGGATCGCGGCGGACGAGCCAATGAGCATGCTCCGCCCCCACCAGAGATGCCCTCTTGGCAACAGCAAAGGGCAAGCGGGCCTcaaggaggaggcggtggccGTGGAGGAGGGAACTTTCGAGGCGGTGGGCGTGGTGGCGGCCGCGGTGgtggcagaggaggaggagcagcgagTGGTGGCGACAATTGGCAACCGCAGCAGCCACATAATCAGccacatcaacagcaacatcaacagcaacaccaacagccacagcagcatcGCGATCGCGATAACAGTCGGGATAGAGATCGAGATCAACAATGGACTAGCGGGAGTGGACGAGTGCAGGGCTCTGGCTGGAATCCCCAAGGCGGacgcggaggaggaggccgcGGCGGTGGTCGTGGTCGGGGAGGGGGTGGCGGGGGCTATCATCAACGCGGTGGCTACCGATAA